In Penaeus vannamei isolate JL-2024 chromosome 14, ASM4276789v1, whole genome shotgun sequence, one DNA window encodes the following:
- the LOC113828699 gene encoding uncharacterized protein: MLIIARINSCDQVVFRMRLSLLIIARINSCDQVVFRMRLSLLIIARINSCDQIVFRVSPTTSTHSLTARQPAPTPSQPDNQHPLPHSPTTSTHSLTARQPAPTPSQPDNQHPLPHSPTTSTHSLTARQPAPTPSQPDSQHPLPHSPTTSTHSLTARQPAPTPSQPDNQHPLPHSPTTSTHSLTARQPAPNPEFTPLAPQRRLSHKRWSSLAATIAFDSVFNGRMRIAVLPMAWVMDGWYCGAITPTAQLPTPTITPTAQLPTPTITPTSHLPTPTINAYRPSP; this comes from the exons ATGCTCATAATTGCTAGAATCAACAGTTGTGATCAAGTTGTCTTTCGTATGAGGTTATCGTTGCTCATAATTGCTAGAATCAATAGTTGTGATCAAGTTGTCTTTCGTATGAGGTTATCGTTGCTCATAATTGCTAGAATCAACAGTTGTGATCAAATTGTCTTTCGTGTGAG CCCGACAACCAGCACCCACTCCCTCACAGCCCGACAACCAGCTCCCACTCCCTCACAGCCCGACAACCAGCACCCACTCCCTCACAGCCCGACAACCAGCACCCACTCCCTCACAGCCCGACAACCAGCACCCACTCCCTCACAGCCCGACAACCAGCACCCACTCCCTCACAGCCCGACAACCAGCACCCACTCCCTCACAGCCCGACAACCAGCACCCACTCCCTCACAGCCCGACAGCCAGCACCCACTCCCTCACAGCCCGACAACCAGCACCCACTCCCTCACAGCCCGACAACCAGCACCCACTCCCTCACAGCCCGACAACCAGCACCCACTCCCTCACAGCCCGACAACCAGCACCCACTCCCTCACAGCCCGACAACCAGCACCCAACCCAGAATTCACTCCCCTGGCACCCCAAAGACGTCTATCTCACAAGCGGTGGTCGTCCTTGGCAGCTACCATTGCCTTTGACAGCGTGTTTAATGGTCGTATGAGGATTGCAGTGTTGCCGATGGCGTGGGTGATGGATGGATGGTACTGTGGAG CTATCACGCCCACCGCCCAACTTCCCACTCCGACCATCACGCCCACCGCCCAACTTCCCACGCCGACCATCACGcccacctcccatcttcccacACCAACTATCAACGCCTACCGCCCATCACCATAA